A genomic stretch from Methylorubrum extorquens includes:
- a CDS encoding conserved protein of unknown function (Evidence 4 : Unknown function but conserved in other organisms): MSAFDFRNFEDRRQSSQAAKAALLEKFKARTPLDDPEMRAKAQARAEVARARDERARERERIRIETERKAAEEKRLREEAELAAQLAREAAEAAALAERKAAEAAEKKAARDARYAARKANVKIRR; this comes from the coding sequence ATGAGCGCATTCGACTTCAGGAATTTCGAAGACCGCCGCCAGAGCTCCCAAGCCGCCAAGGCGGCATTGCTCGAGAAGTTCAAGGCCCGGACACCGCTTGACGATCCGGAGATGCGTGCGAAGGCCCAGGCTCGCGCCGAGGTTGCCCGCGCCCGCGACGAGCGCGCCCGCGAGCGCGAGCGCATCCGCATCGAGACCGAGCGGAAGGCGGCGGAGGAGAAGCGCCTGCGCGAGGAAGCCGAGCTCGCCGCTCAGCTCGCCCGCGAGGCTGCCGAGGCCGCCGCACTGGCCGAGCGCAAGGCTGCCGAAGCCGCGGAGAAGAAGGCGGCCCGCGACGCGCGCTATGCCGCCCGCAAGGCCAACGTCAAGATTCGTCGCTGA
- the cspA gene encoding cold shock protein A (Evidence 2a : Function from experimental evidences in other organisms; PubMedId : 10515936, 10618253, 10696873; Product type f : factor), translated as MQTGTVKWFDEVKGYGFIQPDTGGKDVFVHISAVQQAGLRGLVEGQKVSFDVENDRRSGKPAAVNLQAS; from the coding sequence ATGCAGACTGGTACCGTGAAATGGTTCGATGAGGTCAAGGGCTACGGGTTCATCCAGCCCGATACCGGGGGCAAGGACGTGTTCGTGCATATCTCCGCCGTCCAGCAGGCGGGCCTGCGCGGCCTCGTCGAGGGGCAGAAGGTCAGCTTCGACGTCGAGAACGACCGCCGCAGCGGCAAGCCGGCCGCCGTCAACCTGCAGGCCAGTTGA
- a CDS encoding conserved protein of unknown function (Evidence 4 : Unknown function but conserved in other organisms) codes for MGLLDGLLGHGSDLSADEVDRQLAGVLAPGESVRVAFKVIRDLMIFTDRRLILVDRQGMTGRKVEYLTVPYRAITSFSVETAGSFDMDSELKIWISGRPDPIQRTLKRGADILGIQQAIAGSLK; via the coding sequence ATGGGCTTACTCGACGGGCTGCTCGGGCATGGCAGCGACCTCTCCGCGGACGAGGTGGACCGGCAGCTCGCCGGGGTGCTGGCGCCGGGCGAGAGCGTGCGCGTCGCCTTCAAGGTGATCCGCGACCTGATGATCTTCACCGACCGCCGCCTGATCCTGGTCGATCGCCAGGGCATGACCGGCCGCAAGGTCGAGTACCTGACCGTGCCCTACCGCGCGATCACCTCGTTCTCGGTCGAGACCGCGGGCAGCTTCGACATGGATTCGGAGCTGAAGATCTGGATCTCGGGGCGGCCCGACCCGATCCAGCGCACGCTCAAGCGCGGCGCCGACATCTTGGGGATTCAGCAGGCCATCGCCGGCTCGCTGAAATAG
- a CDS encoding protein of unknown function; putative exported protein (Evidence 5 : Unknown function; PubMedId : 12957906) yields MRILGNHFGPPARRGLTAAGLLLATLLGTGLGPSPAAAQSEPPIRSAEDAFCRSEARAQVFSAPDPLNLGLREIGRRIWASCMDRTQRKAHPRKGQKPRKRRHR; encoded by the coding sequence TTGCGTATCCTGGGCAACCACTTCGGTCCGCCGGCCCGGCGCGGTCTGACCGCGGCCGGTTTGCTTCTCGCCACGCTTCTCGGAACCGGCCTCGGGCCGTCTCCCGCCGCCGCGCAGAGCGAGCCGCCGATCCGCAGCGCGGAGGACGCGTTCTGCCGCAGCGAGGCGCGGGCGCAGGTCTTCTCCGCCCCGGACCCGCTCAATCTCGGCCTGCGCGAGATCGGCCGCCGCATCTGGGCGAGCTGCATGGACCGGACCCAGCGCAAGGCCCATCCGCGCAAGGGGCAGAAGCCGCGCAAGCGCCGCCACCGCTGA
- a CDS encoding Gentamicin 3'-N-acetyltransferase (Evidence 2b : Function from indirect experimental evidences (e.g. phenotypes); PubMedId : 2549372; Product type e : enzyme) — protein MTSKTDGPEPGFTVRRLGPGDIPSMRALNALFGRAFAEPGTYGAAPPDDAYLADLLAKAHVAVLAAERDGTVLGGLVAYELDKFEQARREIYLYDLAVEAEHRRRGIATALIRQLQAHAAGRGTWVIFVQGDPGDGPALARYERLGTREEVLHFDLPVGALPLPSRANPSKGPAFAFAPAGG, from the coding sequence ATGACGTCGAAGACGGACGGGCCCGAGCCGGGTTTCACGGTCCGGCGCCTCGGCCCTGGCGACATCCCGTCGATGCGCGCCCTCAACGCCCTGTTCGGACGCGCCTTCGCCGAGCCCGGCACCTACGGCGCCGCCCCGCCGGACGACGCCTACCTCGCGGACCTGCTGGCCAAGGCGCATGTCGCGGTGCTGGCGGCGGAACGTGACGGCACCGTTCTGGGTGGCCTCGTCGCCTACGAGCTCGACAAGTTCGAGCAGGCACGGCGCGAGATCTACCTCTACGATCTCGCCGTCGAGGCCGAGCACCGTCGCCGCGGCATCGCCACGGCGCTGATCCGGCAGCTGCAGGCCCATGCCGCGGGCCGGGGCACCTGGGTCATCTTCGTCCAGGGCGATCCCGGCGACGGCCCGGCGCTCGCGCGCTACGAGCGGCTCGGCACCCGCGAGGAAGTCCTGCATTTCGATCTGCCCGTCGGGGCCCTGCCCTTGCCATCGAGAGCGAATCCCTCTAAAGGCCCGGCCTTCGCGTTCGCTCCGGCCGGGGGCTGA